One genomic region from Elusimicrobiota bacterium encodes:
- a CDS encoding DNA polymerase III subunit: MQIIGHKKQVEMLFSAVNNKKVHSAYLFVGQVGIGKKLVALEFAKMLNCQNKTSSSQKKACGECISCRKIESATHPDVITIPILEDKSWISIDQIRDMIKGLQFRAVMGGYNVRIIDDAHLIKEESASALLKILEEPPTQTVIILITSIPGSLPRTIISRCVTVHFSTLSDAEIKNEIRKYNLTDEELNFITSVAIGSLGKALEFVNDKDLISEYRNVFADFINGHYTTKKFNRKEVIKFLDILASQTRINNIQKLENVLRIKNYIRRNANISLALEVLRMSLSG; this comes from the coding sequence ATGCAAATTATAGGTCATAAAAAACAGGTAGAAATGCTTTTTTCAGCAGTAAATAATAAAAAGGTTCATTCTGCCTATTTGTTTGTAGGGCAGGTTGGGATTGGTAAGAAACTGGTTGCTTTAGAGTTTGCCAAAATGTTAAACTGCCAGAATAAAACCAGCAGTTCTCAAAAAAAAGCATGTGGAGAATGTATCTCATGCCGAAAAATAGAGTCCGCTACACACCCTGATGTGATAACGATTCCCATTTTAGAAGATAAATCATGGATTTCAATTGACCAGATAAGAGATATGATTAAGGGCTTACAATTCCGTGCTGTGATGGGTGGTTATAATGTCCGAATAATTGATGATGCACATTTAATAAAAGAAGAATCCGCCAGTGCACTATTAAAGATACTTGAAGAACCACCAACTCAAACTGTCATAATTCTTATCACATCAATACCTGGCTCGCTGCCACGCACAATAATTTCACGATGTGTCACAGTTCATTTTAGTACGCTTTCTGACGCCGAAATAAAGAATGAGATTAGAAAATATAACCTAACTGATGAAGAACTGAATTTCATAACCTCTGTTGCTATAGGTTCACTTGGTAAAGCACTGGAATTTGTAAATGATAAGGATTTAATATCAGAATATAGGAATGTTTTTGCTGATTTTATAAATGGACATTATACGACCAAAAAATTTAACAGAAAAGAAGTTATCAAATTCCTGGATATACTTGCAAGTCAGACAAGAATAAATAACATTCAGAAACTGGAAAATGTGTTAAGAATAAAAAACTATATCAGACGGAATGCGAATATATCGTTAGCATTAGAAGTATTAAGGATGAGTTTGTCGGGGTGA
- a CDS encoding carboxypeptidase regulatory-like domain-containing protein: MPKSDKKQADYCKKNSGFTYLEIVLFLALVSYIVITFAQLIMKVNVSEKTSQDMSVASNFARSQLEQLRATPFYFIGESSGTFFDNNKKYDWLVEVWFMTEEFGKLAVAPDTTDLKMANVVLKWFDSAGEKTYSMSSLFANYSGLKFGSCSVSGRVTTTASGGIENGFVEIPGTIFNTYTGCNGAYKLNFLPSGSFRVVASGAGYQTKEIVVENLGFSEARNDVNFLLAKIEK, from the coding sequence ATGCCTAAATCAGATAAAAAACAAGCCGATTATTGTAAAAAAAATAGTGGTTTTACCTATCTTGAGATTGTCTTGTTTCTTGCGCTGGTTTCTTATATTGTGATTACCTTTGCCCAGCTTATTATGAAGGTCAATGTAAGCGAAAAAACATCTCAGGATATGTCAGTTGCTTCAAATTTTGCACGCAGTCAATTAGAACAACTCCGTGCTACACCGTTCTATTTTATTGGTGAATCAAGCGGGACGTTTTTTGATAATAATAAAAAATATGACTGGCTGGTTGAAGTATGGTTTATGACGGAAGAATTCGGGAAACTGGCAGTAGCACCTGATACCACCGATTTGAAAATGGCAAATGTCGTTCTGAAATGGTTTGATTCTGCAGGCGAAAAAACATATTCTATGTCATCGTTGTTTGCGAATTACAGTGGACTTAAATTCGGTAGCTGTTCAGTTTCCGGGCGTGTGACAACAACCGCTTCCGGTGGTATAGAGAATGGGTTTGTGGAGATACCCGGTACGATATTCAATACCTATACCGGATGTAATGGTGCGTACAAACTGAATTTTTTGCCTTCCGGCTCATTCAGGGTAGTCGCTTCCGGAGCGGGCTATCAGACAAAAGAAATCGTTGTTGAGAATCTCGGTTTTTCGGAAGCCAGAAACGATGTCAATTTTTTGCTTGCTAAAATTGAAAAATAA
- the tmk gene encoding dTMP kinase, with amino-acid sequence MRKGFFITLEGPDGCGKTTQSKLLIKKLEKLGFDIVHTREPGGTLFSETIRKILLNPKNRICPLAELLFYEACRAQHTKELILPAIKSGKIVICERYADASVAYQGFGRGLDIETIMQLNKIATDGCEPDLTIYFDADIKKGLARAQKRGKDRLENENYLFHKKVRNGYRWLAKKFTNRIKEINASDTIENIATKVFDIVIKKTA; translated from the coding sequence ATGAGAAAAGGATTTTTTATAACATTAGAAGGACCTGACGGCTGTGGGAAGACCACGCAATCCAAATTACTGATAAAAAAACTTGAAAAACTGGGGTTTGATATAGTGCATACACGCGAACCAGGCGGCACACTTTTTTCAGAAACAATCAGAAAAATTTTGCTGAACCCCAAAAACAGAATTTGCCCGCTTGCCGAACTTCTGTTTTACGAAGCCTGTCGGGCTCAACATACAAAAGAACTAATTCTGCCGGCTATTAAATCCGGCAAAATTGTAATCTGCGAACGCTATGCAGATGCATCGGTTGCATATCAGGGATTTGGCAGAGGGCTTGATATAGAAACAATTATGCAGTTGAACAAAATTGCAACAGATGGCTGTGAACCCGATTTAACTATCTATTTTGATGCAGATATAAAAAAAGGTCTTGCCCGTGCGCAGAAAAGAGGAAAAGACCGGCTTGAAAATGAGAATTATTTATTCCATAAAAAAGTAAGAAACGGTTATAGGTGGCTTGCCAAAAAGTTCACGAACAGAATAAAAGAGATAAATGCTAGTGATACAATAGAAAATATAGCAACAAAAGTTTTTGATATCGTTATCAAGAAAACTGCATAA